In a single window of the Phaeobacter sp. G2 genome:
- a CDS encoding YebC/PmpR family DNA-binding transcriptional regulator has translation MAGHSKWANIQHRKGRQDAVRSKLFSKLAKEITVAAKMGDPDVDKNPRLRLAVKEAKSQSVPKDVIERAIKKAIGGDAENYDEIRYEGYGPSGVAVIVETMTDNKNRTASTVRSTFSKNGGNLGETGSVGFMFDRKGEVTYKAEVGDADTVMMAAIEAGAEDVESTEDGHTIYCEDSELNDVSNALEKELGESESTKLVWKPTTTTELDLEGMQKLMKLVDALEDDDDVQRVTTNFEASDEVMEQL, from the coding sequence ATGGCAGGCCATTCAAAATGGGCAAACATCCAGCATCGCAAGGGCCGTCAGGACGCTGTGCGGTCGAAACTGTTTTCCAAACTGGCCAAGGAGATCACCGTGGCCGCCAAGATGGGCGACCCTGATGTCGATAAGAACCCCCGTCTGCGTCTGGCTGTCAAAGAGGCCAAAAGCCAGTCGGTGCCCAAGGATGTGATCGAACGTGCGATCAAAAAGGCGATTGGCGGCGACGCTGAAAACTATGATGAGATCCGCTATGAGGGCTATGGCCCCAGCGGTGTCGCCGTCATCGTCGAAACCATGACTGACAACAAAAACCGCACCGCCTCCACTGTGCGCTCGACCTTCTCCAAGAATGGCGGCAACCTGGGCGAGACGGGGTCGGTTGGCTTTATGTTCGATCGCAAGGGCGAAGTGACCTACAAGGCGGAGGTTGGCGATGCCGACACGGTGATGATGGCCGCGATCGAGGCGGGCGCCGAAGACGTGGAATCCACTGAGGATGGCCACACGATCTATTGCGAAGACAGCGAGCTCAACGATGTGTCCAATGCGCTGGAAAAAGAGCTGGGCGAATCTGAGAGCACCAAGCTGGTGTGGAAACCGACCACCACCACCGAGCTGGACCTTGAAGGCATGCAAAAGCTGATGAAGCTGGTGGATGCGCTGGAAGACGACGATGATGTGCAGCGCGTCACCACCAATTTTGAAGCCTCTGACGAGGTGATGGAGCAGCTCT
- a CDS encoding SLC13 family permease translates to MTFEQTALFAIFAAVFGLFLWGRFRYDIVAFSALMIAVVLGLVPTKEAFSGFGHPATLVVALVLIVSAGLVRSGAVFLITRTLVDSSRTLGSHIGLMGGIGAVLSAFMNNVAALALLMPVDIQTARKAGRAPGLSLMPLSFATILGGMATLIGTPPNIIIAAIRQETMGEPFGMFDFAPVGGIAALAGLAFVALIGWRLIPQRETGAGNTEAQLADYMAELTIPEESKLIGKRLGMLDKDAEQADVAILGLIRDGKRRYGRSAGSVLQAGDTLVIEARPEALDEFRTSLSLNFSDAARQEKLTAAGEGLEVIEVVVPETSRINGRSAQALGLAWRQSAVLLGLSRQGRRLTKHIRQTEIEAGDILLLLCPRDRGADVTEWLGCLPLAQRGLAVTADDKTWAAIGMFALAVLAASLGLVYLPVALGLVVVGYVLIKVLPVAEIYDHVEWPVVVLLGSMIPLGAALDASGGTALIANGLIDLTAGLPSWMVLTVLMVVTMTLSDVLNNTATAIVAAPVGIQMANAMGVSPDPFLMAVAVAASAAFLTPIGHKNNTLVLGPGGYQFGDYWRMGLPLEILVIAVSIPSILVFWPM, encoded by the coding sequence ATGACATTTGAACAGACCGCATTGTTTGCCATTTTCGCCGCCGTCTTTGGCTTGTTCCTCTGGGGACGCTTTCGCTACGACATCGTCGCCTTCTCAGCGCTGATGATCGCTGTGGTGCTGGGCCTGGTCCCCACCAAGGAGGCCTTTTCCGGCTTTGGCCATCCGGCGACGCTGGTGGTGGCGCTGGTGCTGATCGTCTCGGCCGGGCTGGTGCGCTCGGGGGCGGTCTTTCTGATCACCCGAACCCTGGTGGACAGCTCGCGCACGCTTGGCAGCCATATCGGGCTGATGGGCGGCATCGGTGCGGTGCTTTCGGCCTTTATGAACAATGTCGCGGCGCTGGCGCTGCTGATGCCGGTGGATATACAGACCGCCCGCAAGGCCGGACGCGCACCGGGGTTGAGCCTGATGCCGCTGTCCTTTGCCACCATCCTGGGCGGCATGGCGACGCTGATCGGCACGCCGCCAAATATCATCATCGCGGCGATCCGACAGGAGACCATGGGCGAACCCTTTGGCATGTTTGATTTTGCACCCGTGGGCGGCATTGCAGCCCTTGCCGGGCTTGCCTTTGTCGCCCTGATTGGTTGGCGCCTGATCCCCCAGCGCGAAACTGGCGCGGGCAATACCGAGGCGCAATTGGCTGATTACATGGCAGAACTCACAATACCTGAGGAATCAAAGCTGATCGGCAAACGGCTTGGCATGCTCGACAAAGACGCCGAACAGGCGGATGTCGCCATTCTGGGATTGATCCGCGATGGCAAGCGCCGCTATGGCCGCTCCGCCGGATCGGTCCTGCAGGCTGGCGATACCCTGGTGATCGAAGCCAGACCCGAGGCGCTGGACGAGTTTCGCACCTCGCTGTCGCTGAATTTTTCTGACGCCGCGCGCCAGGAAAAGCTCACCGCCGCCGGTGAAGGGCTGGAAGTCATTGAGGTGGTGGTGCCGGAAACCTCCCGCATCAATGGCCGCTCGGCCCAGGCGCTGGGGCTGGCCTGGCGGCAAAGTGCCGTTCTGCTGGGTCTGTCGCGGCAGGGGCGACGCCTGACCAAACATATTCGTCAGACAGAAATCGAGGCCGGCGATATCCTGCTGCTGCTCTGCCCCCGGGATCGCGGCGCCGATGTGACCGAATGGCTAGGCTGCCTGCCTCTGGCTCAGCGCGGTCTGGCTGTGACCGCCGATGACAAGACCTGGGCGGCAATCGGGATGTTTGCCTTGGCCGTGCTCGCCGCCTCGCTGGGGCTGGTCTACCTGCCGGTCGCACTGGGGCTGGTGGTGGTTGGCTATGTGCTGATCAAGGTGCTGCCGGTTGCGGAAATCTATGATCACGTGGAATGGCCGGTGGTTGTTTTATTGGGGTCGATGATTCCCCTTGGCGCCGCCCTGGATGCTTCCGGCGGCACCGCCTTGATTGCCAATGGGCTGATCGACCTTACCGCCGGCCTGCCCTCCTGGATGGTGCTGACGGTTCTGATGGTGGTCACCATGACCCTGTCCGATGTGTTGAACAATACCGCCACCGCCATTGTTGCTGCCCCCGTTGGCATCCAGATGGCCAATGCAATGGGGGTGTCTCCCGATCCGTTTTTGATGGCGGTCGCCGTGGCCGCCTCTGCGGCCTTTCTCACCCCGATCGGGCATAAGAACAACACCCTGGTTCTGGGGCCCGGTGGCTATCAGTTTGGTGACTACTGGCGCATGGGGCTGCCGCTGGAGATCCTGGTGATCGCCGTTTCGATCCCGTCAATCTTGGTCTTTTGGCCAATGTAG
- a CDS encoding FAD-binding dehydrogenase, which produces MSDSIDTHADVIIVGAGIAGLVAACELGDRGKRVILLDQEPAQFLGGQAHWSLGGLFMIDTPEQRRMGITDSHDLARRDWMGSAQFDRAEDDWPKQWARAYLDFAASEMRPWLHEMGMRWFPIVGWAERGGSGAEGHGNSVPRFHVTWGTGPGVVAPFATRLQAHVAAGRVICRFRHQVSHIIVQAGEVKGVSGEVLAADSAPQGAKTNRQEIGEFEVYAPSVIVASGGIGGNLDLVRKNWPRDRLGAPPENMVAGVPFHVDGRMIPIAEAAGGHVINGDRMWHYTEGLRNWDPIWPNHGIRILPGPSSMWFDALGNRLQAPCLPGFDTLATLKEILKTGYDYSWFVLSQKIIEKEFALSGSEQNPDLTSGKWLEVIRARLMSRGGAPAPVEAFKKHGQDFVVADTLAELVEGMNRIAEVPLEETHLRRQIEARDAQVDNPFAKDAQVIAINAARNYRGDRLIRTAKPHRILERENGPLIAVRLNILTRKTLGGLQTNLDSQMVGADGAAVPGLFAVGEAAGFGGGGYHGYNALEGTFLGGCLFSGRQAGRSDLIA; this is translated from the coding sequence ATGAGCGACAGTATAGATACCCATGCAGATGTGATAATTGTTGGGGCCGGCATTGCTGGGCTTGTGGCCGCCTGCGAACTGGGCGATCGCGGCAAGCGGGTGATCCTGCTGGACCAGGAACCAGCGCAGTTTCTGGGCGGACAGGCCCATTGGAGCCTTGGCGGGCTGTTCATGATCGACACGCCGGAACAGCGGCGCATGGGCATCACCGACAGCCACGACCTGGCCCGGCGGGACTGGATGGGCAGTGCCCAGTTTGACCGCGCCGAGGACGACTGGCCAAAGCAATGGGCCCGCGCCTATCTGGATTTTGCCGCCAGCGAAATGCGCCCCTGGCTGCATGAGATGGGCATGCGCTGGTTTCCCATCGTTGGTTGGGCGGAACGTGGCGGCAGCGGCGCCGAAGGCCATGGCAATTCGGTTCCCCGCTTTCACGTCACCTGGGGCACAGGCCCCGGCGTTGTGGCGCCTTTTGCCACCCGGCTGCAGGCCCATGTTGCTGCCGGGCGTGTGATCTGCCGGTTTCGCCATCAGGTGAGCCATATCATCGTGCAGGCAGGCGAGGTCAAAGGTGTCTCTGGCGAGGTGCTTGCCGCAGATTCCGCCCCACAAGGCGCTAAGACAAACCGCCAGGAAATCGGTGAATTCGAGGTCTACGCGCCCTCGGTCATCGTGGCCTCAGGCGGCATTGGCGGCAATTTGGACCTGGTGCGCAAGAACTGGCCTCGTGACCGGCTGGGCGCGCCGCCAGAAAACATGGTGGCGGGTGTGCCCTTCCATGTGGACGGGCGGATGATCCCCATTGCCGAAGCCGCAGGCGGCCATGTGATCAATGGCGACCGCATGTGGCACTATACCGAAGGCCTGCGCAACTGGGATCCAATCTGGCCCAACCATGGCATTCGCATCCTGCCAGGACCGTCGTCGATGTGGTTCGATGCGCTTGGAAACAGATTGCAGGCACCCTGCCTGCCCGGCTTTGACACCCTGGCAACCCTGAAAGAGATCCTGAAAACCGGCTATGATTACAGCTGGTTTGTGCTGAGCCAAAAGATCATCGAAAAGGAATTTGCCCTGTCAGGATCGGAACAGAACCCCGATCTCACCTCGGGCAAATGGCTGGAGGTGATCCGCGCCCGCCTGATGTCGCGCGGCGGCGCCCCGGCCCCGGTGGAAGCCTTTAAGAAACACGGGCAGGATTTTGTTGTCGCCGATACGCTGGCAGAACTGGTCGAGGGCATGAACCGGATCGCCGAGGTGCCGCTGGAGGAGACCCATCTGCGCCGCCAGATTGAGGCCCGCGACGCCCAGGTAGACAATCCGTTTGCCAAAGATGCCCAGGTGATTGCCATCAATGCCGCCCGCAACTATCGTGGCGACCGGCTGATCCGCACCGCAAAACCGCATCGCATACTGGAGCGCGAGAATGGTCCGTTGATTGCCGTTCGGCTGAACATCCTCACCCGCAAGACCCTGGGCGGGCTACAGACAAATCTGGACAGCCAGATGGTCGGCGCCGACGGGGCGGCGGTGCCAGGGCTGTTTGCAGTCGGCGAAGCAGCAGGGTTTGGCGGTGGGGGCTATCACGGCTACAATGCGCTGGAGGGGACTTTTCTCGGCGGTTGCCTGTTCTCTGGTCGCCAGGCTGGACGATCTGATTTGATTGCCTGA
- a CDS encoding SLC13 family permease: MDLISFSQNGSALLSLAIVGLMFVAFLREIYPTEVVAMTGVSLMLVTGVLPYDRAIAVLSNPAPWTIAAMFIIMGALVRTGALDAFTARARKQAEISPKRAIALLMVFVVAASAVVSNTPVVVVMIPVFVQIARTLGVTASKMLIPLSYAAILGGTLTLIGTSTNLLVDGVARAQGLEPFSIFEVTPLGIVLVIWGMIYLRYISPRLLPDRDSMAMLLSDRSKMKFFTEAVIPPESNLIGREVTGVQLFKRPGVRLIDLVRGDVSLRRSLKGVELQVGDRVVLRTQMTELLSLQANKELKRVDQVSAVETKTVEVLVTPGCRLVGRSLGAMRLRRRYGVYVLAVHRRNQNIGVQLDDLVVRVGDTLLLEGTPGDIQRLAADMDMADVSQPTQRAYRRSHAPLAIVGLLSIVGLAALGVAPILLLSIVVVALVLVTRCIDADEAFSFVDGRLLALIFSMLAIGAALESSGAVSLIAEAIAPALTGLPPFVLVWAIYLLTSVLTELVSNNAVAVVVTPIAVGLAQAIGVDPRPLVVAVMVAASASFATPIGYQTNMLVYGPGGYKFTDFLRVGIPLNLSIGLLASALIPYLWPL, translated from the coding sequence ATGGATCTGATCAGTTTTTCCCAGAACGGCAGCGCTTTGCTGTCCCTGGCCATCGTTGGGCTGATGTTTGTCGCCTTCCTGCGCGAGATTTATCCAACTGAAGTGGTTGCGATGACCGGGGTGTCGTTGATGCTGGTCACCGGGGTTCTCCCTTATGACCGCGCCATTGCGGTGTTGTCCAACCCCGCACCCTGGACCATTGCGGCGATGTTCATCATCATGGGGGCCTTGGTGCGCACCGGGGCGCTGGATGCCTTTACCGCCCGGGCCCGCAAACAGGCGGAAATCAGCCCCAAACGCGCCATTGCCTTGTTGATGGTCTTTGTGGTCGCGGCCTCTGCCGTGGTTTCGAACACCCCTGTGGTGGTGGTGATGATCCCGGTCTTTGTGCAGATTGCCCGTACCCTGGGGGTGACGGCGTCAAAAATGCTTATCCCGCTGAGCTATGCCGCCATCCTTGGTGGTACGCTGACCCTGATTGGCACCTCCACCAACCTGTTGGTTGACGGTGTGGCCCGGGCCCAAGGGTTGGAGCCTTTCTCTATCTTTGAGGTCACGCCTTTGGGTATCGTTCTGGTGATTTGGGGGATGATCTATCTGCGTTATATCTCGCCCCGTTTGCTGCCGGATCGTGACAGCATGGCTATGTTGCTCAGTGATCGCTCGAAAATGAAGTTCTTCACCGAGGCGGTTATCCCCCCCGAAAGCAACCTGATTGGCCGCGAAGTCACTGGGGTGCAGTTGTTCAAACGCCCCGGCGTGCGATTAATTGACCTGGTGCGCGGCGACGTCTCGCTGCGGCGCAGCCTCAAAGGTGTCGAGCTGCAGGTGGGGGACCGGGTGGTGCTGCGCACACAGATGACAGAACTGCTGAGCCTGCAGGCCAATAAGGAACTGAAGCGGGTGGATCAGGTTTCGGCGGTTGAGACCAAGACCGTAGAGGTGCTGGTGACGCCGGGCTGTCGTCTGGTGGGGCGCTCTCTGGGGGCCATGCGTCTGCGGCGGCGCTATGGTGTCTATGTTCTGGCGGTGCACCGACGCAATCAGAACATTGGCGTCCAGCTGGATGATCTGGTGGTTCGGGTTGGTGACACGCTGCTGCTGGAAGGCACTCCGGGTGATATTCAACGATTGGCAGCCGACATGGATATGGCGGATGTCTCGCAGCCGACCCAGCGGGCCTACCGGCGCAGCCACGCGCCTTTGGCGATTGTTGGCCTGTTATCGATCGTCGGGCTGGCGGCACTTGGGGTGGCGCCGATCCTGTTGCTGTCTATTGTGGTTGTGGCCCTGGTGTTGGTCACCCGCTGTATCGATGCGGATGAAGCCTTTTCTTTTGTCGATGGGCGCCTTCTGGCGCTGATCTTTTCCATGCTGGCCATTGGCGCTGCCCTGGAAAGCTCGGGCGCGGTCAGCCTGATTGCTGAGGCAATAGCCCCGGCGTTGACAGGTTTGCCGCCCTTTGTGCTGGTCTGGGCGATCTATCTGCTGACCTCGGTACTGACCGAGCTGGTGTCCAACAATGCTGTTGCGGTGGTGGTGACGCCTATTGCGGTTGGGTTGGCGCAGGCCATTGGCGTTGACCCGCGCCCACTGGTGGTGGCGGTGATGGTGGCGGCCTCGGCCTCGTTTGCCACGCCCATCGGTTATCAGACAAATATGCTGGTCTATGGTCCAGGCGGCTATAAATTCACCGATTTCCTGCGGGTTGGCATTCCACTTAATCTCAGTATTGGGCTGTTGGCCTCGGCGCTAATCCCCTACCTCTGGCCCCTGTGA
- a CDS encoding TIGR00282 family metallophosphoesterase: MRILFLGDVMGRAGRRAITENLPRLRQEWRLDFVVVNGENASNGMGLSGAHAKLLLDAGADCLTLGDHAFDQKDMLQYIEKEPRIIRPLNFAKGAPGRGHRLFDATGGRKVLVTQALGQVFMKRAFDDPFGAVEAVLKAHPRGGLAQAVIVDMHCEATSEKMAMGHFCNGRASLVVGTHTHVPTGDAQILSNGTGYLTDAGMCGDYNSVIGMEKTEPLRRFLTGMPKSRFTPAEGEATLSGALIVTDDRTGEAKEIHMVRNGGLLQPSGPQD, from the coding sequence ATGCGAATTTTGTTTCTAGGCGATGTGATGGGCCGCGCCGGGCGCCGCGCTATCACCGAAAACCTGCCGCGGCTGCGTCAGGAATGGCGGCTCGACTTTGTCGTGGTCAATGGGGAAAACGCGTCCAACGGTATGGGGCTGAGCGGGGCACATGCCAAGCTGTTGCTGGATGCCGGCGCGGACTGTCTTACCCTAGGCGATCACGCCTTTGATCAAAAAGACATGCTGCAATACATTGAAAAAGAGCCGCGTATCATCCGGCCTTTGAATTTTGCCAAAGGCGCGCCGGGGCGGGGGCACCGTCTGTTCGATGCCACTGGCGGGCGCAAGGTACTGGTGACACAGGCGCTGGGCCAAGTGTTTATGAAACGGGCCTTTGATGATCCCTTTGGTGCAGTGGAGGCCGTGCTCAAGGCGCATCCGCGCGGCGGCCTGGCACAGGCTGTGATTGTTGACATGCACTGCGAAGCCACCTCTGAGAAGATGGCCATGGGGCATTTCTGCAACGGCCGGGCCTCGCTGGTTGTAGGCACCCATACCCATGTGCCAACAGGCGATGCGCAGATCCTGTCCAATGGCACAGGCTACCTGACTGATGCGGGCATGTGCGGCGATTATAACTCGGTGATTGGTATGGAAAAAACCGAGCCCCTGCGCCGGTTCCTGACCGGGATGCCCAAAAGCCGCTTTACGCCGGCCGAAGGTGAGGCAACCCTGTCGGGGGCGTTGATCGTGACGGATGATCGCACCGGCGAAGCCAAAGAGATCCATATGGTGCGCAATGGTGGTTTGTTGCAACCCTCCGGCCCGCAGGATTGA
- a CDS encoding 5-formyltetrahydrofolate cyclo-ligase, translating to MSDLTEIKAAARKAAFARRKAAFDLKIPGAAGHLSEVLAGYRGVPLSGFLPIRTEIDPLPAMAEAAAHGPVGVPVIQGQGLPLKFSRWQPDCALRDGPFGAAVPEVDDFFEPEILIVPLVAFDAQGGRLGYGGGFYDRTLELLRGKRATLAIGFAFDAQEAAELPLEETDQPLDMVVTESRVVQF from the coding sequence ATGAGCGACCTGACCGAGATAAAGGCGGCAGCCCGCAAGGCAGCTTTTGCGCGGCGCAAGGCCGCTTTTGACCTCAAAATTCCAGGTGCGGCCGGGCATCTCTCCGAAGTGCTGGCGGGATATCGCGGCGTGCCGCTGTCCGGGTTTCTGCCCATCCGCACCGAAATCGACCCGCTGCCCGCCATGGCAGAGGCCGCAGCCCATGGGCCGGTTGGGGTGCCTGTGATCCAGGGACAGGGGCTGCCGCTAAAATTCAGCCGCTGGCAGCCGGATTGTGCCCTGCGCGATGGCCCCTTTGGCGCAGCGGTGCCAGAAGTCGACGACTTTTTTGAACCGGAAATCCTGATTGTGCCGCTGGTGGCGTTTGATGCCCAGGGCGGGCGTCTGGGCTATGGTGGTGGCTTTTATGACCGCACGCTTGAGCTGCTGCGCGGCAAACGCGCCACATTGGCCATTGGGTTTGCCTTTGACGCCCAGGAAGCGGCAGAGCTGCCCCTGGAAGAGACCGACCAACCCCTGGATATGGTGGTGACAGAAAGCCGCGTTGTGCAGTTTTAG
- the mgtE gene encoding magnesium transporter, whose translation MSTGNDTLGSDQPKDEGYDLDRRLVAGILFAVDRDDKAALTTLMEDLHAADIADLLEQINSYDRTRLIRLFGREFDGEILSELDESIREEVIATLNPTVLADAVRELETDDVVDLVEDLEEPQQEAILEALEDSDRVAVEQSLSYPENSAGRLMQREVVMAPEHWNVGQAIDYMRESEDLPEQFYHMVLVDPRLRPIGNVTLGRIMGTKREVPLTDLLEETFQVIPADQDEEDVAYAFNQYHLISAPVVDGDGRLAGVITIDDAMAVLDEEHEEDILRLAGVGDESSLADRVIETTKRRFPWLAVNLVTAVLASLVIAQFEATIAQFVALAVLMPIVASMGGNAGTQSLTVAVRAMATRDLTGSNVWRVIRREVLVGLVNGVIFAVVMGVVGVIWFGSPALGGVLAAAMVINLVVAGLAGTVIPVLLEKMGVDPALASGAFVTTVTDVVGFFAFLGLAAWVLL comes from the coding sequence ATGAGCACAGGCAACGATACCCTCGGCAGTGATCAGCCCAAAGACGAAGGGTATGATCTCGACAGGCGACTCGTTGCAGGTATCCTGTTTGCAGTTGACCGCGATGACAAGGCAGCGCTTACCACGCTGATGGAGGATCTGCACGCGGCGGATATCGCCGACCTTCTGGAGCAGATCAACAGCTACGACCGGACTCGGCTGATCCGGCTTTTTGGTCGCGAATTTGACGGCGAGATCCTGTCGGAACTGGATGAAAGCATCCGTGAAGAGGTGATTGCCACGCTGAACCCAACGGTTCTGGCGGATGCGGTGCGCGAGCTGGAAACCGATGATGTTGTGGATCTGGTCGAAGACCTAGAAGAGCCACAGCAAGAGGCCATTCTGGAGGCGCTGGAGGATTCCGACCGGGTTGCGGTTGAACAATCGCTGAGCTACCCGGAAAATTCCGCTGGCCGCCTGATGCAGCGCGAAGTGGTGATGGCGCCCGAACATTGGAACGTCGGCCAGGCCATCGACTATATGCGCGAATCCGAGGACCTGCCGGAACAGTTCTACCACATGGTACTGGTGGACCCGCGACTGCGCCCCATCGGCAATGTGACCCTTGGCCGGATCATGGGCACCAAACGCGAAGTGCCGCTCACGGATCTGCTGGAAGAGACCTTTCAGGTCATTCCCGCCGATCAGGATGAGGAAGACGTGGCCTATGCCTTTAACCAGTACCATTTGATCTCTGCGCCCGTCGTGGACGGTGACGGGCGTCTGGCCGGGGTGATCACCATTGATGATGCCATGGCGGTGCTGGATGAAGAACACGAAGAAGACATCCTGCGTCTGGCGGGTGTTGGTGATGAAAGCTCGCTGGCGGACCGGGTGATCGAAACCACCAAACGGCGGTTTCCCTGGTTGGCGGTCAATCTGGTAACTGCAGTGCTGGCTTCGCTGGTGATTGCCCAGTTCGAGGCCACCATTGCCCAGTTTGTCGCTCTGGCGGTGTTGATGCCGATCGTGGCCTCAATGGGGGGCAATGCGGGGACACAGTCGCTGACCGTGGCGGTACGGGCGATGGCGACCCGTGATTTGACCGGCTCCAACGTCTGGCGGGTGATCCGGCGCGAAGTGCTGGTGGGGCTGGTCAACGGGGTGATCTTTGCCGTTGTCATGGGCGTGGTTGGCGTTATCTGGTTTGGCTCACCCGCGCTGGGCGGGGTGCTTGCTGCCGCAATGGTGATCAATCTTGTCGTCGCGGGGCTGGCAGGCACCGTGATCCCGGTTCTACTAGAGAAAATGGGCGTTGACCCGGCCCTGGCCTCTGGTGCCTTTGTAACAACCGTGACGGATGTGGTTGGGTTCTTTGCCTTTCTGGGGCTGGCGGCCTGGGTGCTTTTGTAG
- the guaD gene encoding guanine deaminase, which yields MQSEYILRGHVLSFTASPFAMATPEEAVQISAAVALAQGRVVGCGTFEDMLALQPQAEVIDHGARLILAGFVDAHVHYPQTAIIASWGKRLIDWLNSYTFPEEMRFGDAAYAREIADRYLDLTQANGTTTVCSFATIHPESVDAFFSAAQARGQRVVTGKTCMDRNAPAELRDTAQSAYDDSNALIQRWHGVDRLEYAITPRFSPTSTPQQLEAMGALWGEHPECLMQTHLSEQLDEIEWVKSLFPQARDYLDTYEEFGLLGARGLYGHAIHLEERERHRLREYGAALVHCPTSNTFIGSGLFDMGGLMTEGQRIGLATDTGGGSSFSMLRTMAAAYEIGQLRGRPLHAAELIWLATQGSATALRMEDKIGNVAPGLEADLVVLDLASTPAIAQRSARAGDLWEAVFPTLMMGDDRAIAEVWINGVRQ from the coding sequence ATGCAGAGCGAATATATCCTGCGCGGACATGTGCTGTCCTTTACCGCCTCCCCCTTTGCGATGGCAACGCCAGAGGAGGCCGTGCAGATCAGCGCCGCCGTGGCGCTGGCACAGGGCCGGGTTGTCGGCTGTGGCACATTTGAAGACATGTTGGCCCTGCAACCACAGGCCGAGGTGATCGACCACGGGGCCAGGCTGATCCTGGCCGGCTTTGTCGATGCCCACGTGCATTACCCGCAGACCGCCATTATCGCCAGCTGGGGCAAACGGCTGATCGACTGGCTGAACAGCTATACCTTTCCCGAGGAAATGCGCTTTGGCGACGCGGCCTATGCCCGCGAGATCGCAGACCGCTATCTGGATCTGACCCAGGCCAATGGCACCACCACAGTCTGCAGCTTTGCCACCATCCACCCCGAAAGCGTCGATGCCTTCTTCAGTGCTGCACAGGCCCGTGGCCAAAGGGTGGTCACCGGCAAGACCTGCATGGATCGCAACGCCCCCGCGGAGCTGCGCGACACCGCCCAGTCCGCCTATGACGACAGCAATGCGCTGATCCAGCGCTGGCACGGGGTGGACCGGTTGGAATATGCCATCACGCCGCGGTTCTCCCCCACCTCCACGCCGCAGCAGCTAGAGGCCATGGGGGCGCTCTGGGGCGAACACCCCGAATGCCTGATGCAAACCCACCTGAGCGAACAGCTTGATGAAATCGAGTGGGTCAAATCCCTGTTTCCCCAGGCGCGGGACTATCTGGATACCTATGAAGAATTCGGCCTGCTCGGCGCCCGTGGGCTCTATGGCCACGCCATCCACCTGGAAGAGCGAGAGCGCCACCGGCTGCGCGAATATGGCGCTGCATTGGTGCATTGCCCCACCTCCAACACCTTTATCGGCTCTGGCCTGTTCGATATGGGCGGCTTGATGACAGAGGGCCAGCGCATTGGTCTGGCAACAGATACAGGTGGTGGCTCCAGCTTTTCGATGCTGCGCACCATGGCCGCCGCCTATGAGATCGGCCAGTTGCGGGGCCGCCCGCTTCATGCCGCAGAGCTGATCTGGCTGGCCACCCAAGGGTCAGCCACCGCTTTGCGCATGGAAGACAAGATTGGCAATGTCGCCCCTGGGCTGGAGGCCGATCTGGTGGTTCTGGACCTCGCCTCCACCCCCGCCATTGCCCAGCGCAGCGCCCGTGCTGGCGATCTTTGGGAGGCGGTGTTCCCAACGCTGATGATGGGGGACGACCGCGCCATTGCCGAGGTCTGGATCAACGGCGTGCGCCAGTAA
- a CDS encoding CAP domain-containing protein, protein MKSLFKSVIRLALCLSMGTGAALAKDVDRQAALRGLNDLRAQHALAPLGWSPRLEQAALGHATDMRRRGFFSHQGSSGSRVGDRVRKQGYGWCVVAENIAKGQPSLPSAMNSWRQSPAHRKNMLHRDMSEFAVVRAEGNIWVMVLARPRC, encoded by the coding sequence ATGAAATCCCTTTTTAAATCTGTGATCCGCCTGGCGCTTTGCCTGAGCATGGGCACGGGGGCTGCGCTTGCCAAAGATGTTGATCGCCAGGCGGCATTGCGTGGTCTGAATGATCTGCGTGCCCAGCACGCCCTGGCACCGTTGGGCTGGTCTCCCAGGCTGGAACAGGCGGCCCTGGGGCATGCAACGGACATGCGGCGGCGCGGCTTCTTTTCACATCAGGGCAGCTCCGGCAGCCGCGTCGGAGACCGGGTGCGCAAGCAGGGATATGGCTGGTGTGTGGTTGCTGAAAACATTGCCAAGGGCCAGCCAAGCCTGCCCAGTGCCATGAACAGTTGGCGGCAGTCTCCAGCCCACCGCAAGAATATGCTGCACCGGGACATGAGCGAGTTTGCGGTGGTGCGCGCAGAGGGCAACATCTGGGTGATGGTCTTGGCACGCCCTAGATGCTGA